The Neobacillus sp. OS1-2 genome includes a window with the following:
- a CDS encoding formate/nitrite transporter family protein has protein sequence MQPLEEVEKLALKKMKIFRQSILRYILRAMLASMFIGFGVIVAFKTGNFFYLDHSPFAYPMAAFTFGAAIILIAYGGGDLFTGNTFYYTYAALRKKMTWTDVWKLWVCSYTGNILGAAVFAFIIFTTGLYTETSVNGFLLHVVEMKMQVPTTELFFRAILCNWLVCMAFFLPMGLKGDGPKMFAMMLFVFCFFISGYEHSIANMCTFAIALVLNHPGTISWSGVIHNLVPVTIGNLIGGSVFMAMMYYYANKPYLDDFEKEQGN, from the coding sequence ATGCAGCCTTTAGAGGAAGTGGAAAAACTTGCTTTAAAAAAGATGAAAATATTTCGACAAAGTATCCTGCGTTATATCTTACGGGCAATGCTTGCCAGTATGTTTATTGGATTTGGTGTTATTGTTGCATTTAAAACAGGAAATTTCTTTTACCTTGATCACTCTCCATTCGCCTATCCAATGGCTGCTTTCACCTTCGGGGCGGCGATCATTTTAATTGCTTACGGAGGCGGTGATCTTTTTACCGGAAATACGTTCTATTACACGTATGCTGCTCTTCGTAAGAAAATGACATGGACAGACGTTTGGAAGCTATGGGTGTGTAGTTACACAGGTAACATCTTAGGGGCAGCCGTATTTGCCTTTATTATTTTTACTACGGGTCTTTATACTGAAACCTCTGTCAATGGTTTCTTACTTCACGTAGTGGAAATGAAAATGCAGGTACCCACCACAGAGTTATTTTTTAGAGCCATTCTTTGTAATTGGCTTGTCTGCATGGCCTTCTTTCTTCCAATGGGTTTAAAAGGGGATGGGCCAAAAATGTTTGCAATGATGCTATTTGTATTTTGTTTCTTTATTTCCGGCTATGAGCACAGTATTGCTAATATGTGCACATTCGCAATTGCCTTAGTCCTAAACCACCCTGGAACTATTTCATGGAGCGGTGTCATCCATAATTTAGTCCCCGTTACAATTGGAAATCTAATTGGCGGCTCCGTAT
- the yfkAB gene encoding radical SAM/CxCxxxxC motif protein YfkAB, with amino-acid sequence MLKMRSITPQYDPWEAYLDIEEYGKPMLTNIEFTTTTLCNMRCEHCAVGYTLQTKDPEALPLELLLQRLEEIPALRSLSITGGEPMLSLSSVKNYVVPILKYAHDRGVRTQINSNLTLDLARYEEIVPYLDVLHISHNWGTVDDFVEGGFARMERQPDYSQREKYFTRMIENSRELVKAGVMVSAETMLNKRTLPHLGKIHRQIVDEMLCQRHEIHPMYPSDFASNLETLSLEEIRGAIHHLLDIRDKKVWMLFGTLPFYACSSEQEDLDLLKRLYESKNVTLRNDPDGRSRLNVNIFNGDIIVTDFGDTPPLGNIQTTNLLDAYDSWQSSSIAKELSCHCPEVSCLGPNILVKNSYYQECDFSKRQNQIRK; translated from the coding sequence ATGTTGAAAATGAGAAGTATTACACCACAATATGACCCGTGGGAAGCCTATTTAGATATCGAGGAATATGGAAAGCCTATGCTAACCAACATTGAATTCACGACGACAACGCTTTGTAATATGCGGTGTGAACATTGTGCGGTAGGGTATACGTTGCAGACAAAGGATCCAGAAGCACTTCCATTAGAATTATTACTTCAAAGACTTGAAGAAATCCCTGCTCTCCGTTCTTTAAGTATTACAGGCGGGGAGCCAATGTTATCATTATCCTCTGTGAAAAATTATGTTGTGCCGATTTTAAAATATGCCCATGACCGTGGGGTTCGGACGCAAATAAACTCCAATTTAACCCTTGATTTAGCTAGGTATGAGGAGATCGTTCCATACTTGGATGTATTACATATCTCTCATAACTGGGGAACGGTCGATGATTTTGTTGAGGGTGGATTTGCACGAATGGAGCGTCAGCCGGACTACAGCCAGCGAGAAAAATATTTTACAAGAATGATAGAAAATAGCCGCGAACTGGTTAAAGCTGGTGTAATGGTATCTGCCGAAACTATGTTAAATAAACGGACTCTACCTCATTTGGGAAAAATCCATAGGCAAATCGTGGATGAAATGCTTTGTCAGCGGCATGAGATTCATCCAATGTACCCTAGCGATTTCGCGAGTAATTTAGAAACCTTGTCGTTGGAGGAAATAAGGGGGGCAATCCACCACTTGCTAGATATACGGGATAAAAAGGTGTGGATGCTGTTTGGGACACTGCCGTTCTATGCTTGCAGTAGTGAACAAGAGGATTTAGACCTTTTAAAAAGACTTTATGAAAGCAAGAATGTCACCCTTCGAAATGATCCTGATGGCCGATCCCGGTTAAACGTAAATATTTTTAACGGTGATATTATCGTTACCGATTTTGGTGACACACCACCGTTAGGCAATATCCAAACGACAAATCTTCTGGATGCCTACGATAGTTGGCAATCCTCTTCCATAGCAAAAGAATTAAGCTGCCATTGTCCTGAGGTTTCCTGTCTCGGTCCCAATATTTTAGTGAAAAATAGTTATTACCAGGAATGTGATTTTAGCAAAAGACAAAACCAAATTCGAAAATAA